The Streptomyces sp. NBC_00289 DNA segment CCTGTAGATTTGGCTGGCATGTCACAGGATGTGTCGTCTAAAGCTCGATGGTTCGACGGGGCTGAGGCAGATGGCGGTTTGAGGGATCCCCGCTTCATGGTGCTTGCCGACTCCGGGCGGGTGCTTCCTTTGCTGGACAGGACTGCCGGTCGGGATTCACAGTTGATGGCTGCGGTGTATCGAACGTCAGTGGCTCGATGGCGGACCGCAACACCTGCGTTGCGTCGGCAAGCGCTGGCGCTGGACGCGGCACGCTTCGGGGCTCGTGATCTGGCCGAGCGGATCACCGCAGTGAATGTGGCAGGAGCGCCCGGGGAGCAATGGCGAGTGGGCTGGGCGACAGGCTCGCTGGTCGACTCTCGGTTCCTGTATTCCATCGATGGCTGCCAGGGTGGGATTCGCGGCGTGGCGACGGTGACGCTAGGCAGTAGAATCGTCGCTTTGTGCGGAAGCAATGACGGAACTCTTCGGTGGTGGGACCTCGCTACCGGCTCTCAGATCGGTGAGTGCTTCGTCAGTCATGGCGTAGCACTGACTGCGGTGTCAGCAGCCGTTGTCAATGACCGGCCGCTCGCCGTCACCGGTGTTGCCGACGGCACGGTCCACCTGTGGGACCTGGCCACCGACCAGCAAGTCGGGAAACCTCTCACTGGCCACAACGGGACCGTCCGGTGTGCGGAGACTGTCATCGTTGACTGTTGTGCGCTCGCCGTCACCGGTGGTGCCGATGGCACGGTCCGCGTGTGGGACCTGGCCGTCGGCCAGCAAGTCGGGAAACCTCTCACCGGCCACAACTCTGAAGTGACTACGGTCGCCACAGCCGTGGTGGGTGGCTGGCCCGTCGCCATCACCGGCGGCTCGGATGGAACAGTTTTACGGTGGGATTTGGTGGCGGGGCAGCAGACCGGAGCGCCCTTGATGGGTCCTACTGGCATGCCTACGGTAGTAGCGACAGCAAAGTTGAACGCCAAGCCCGTCGCCGTCGGCTTTACCGGAAACTTCGTCACCGGGGATGCCCTCCGCGTGTGGGATCTACGGGAATCCGAACAAACAGGCCAATTCCTTACCAGCCAGGACAGTAATCCGATGCATGCAGTGACCACTACTGCATTTGACGGCGGGCTTACGGTCGTGGCCGTGGACTGGTCAGGCGGCTGGGTGCAGATCCGGAATCTGGCCACCGGCCAGCAAACTGGCAGGCCCCTGTCCGGACACATAGATACCGTGTGGTCAATCGCTACGGCCGCGGTGGACAACCATTGCTTCGTCGTCACGGGAGGGGAGAACGGGACGGTGCGCGTGTGGGACCTGGCTGCCCCGCGTCTGCTCAGCCAGCCGCGCGTCGGCCACACCAGTCCTGTGCACACAATCAGCACGGGGGTTGCCAACGGTACACAGATTGCCGTCACCGTCTCCGGATCCGATGCCAAGACCGTACTGGCCTGGGAACTCGCTTCCGGCCGGCAGATCGGCACTACCAGCATTGACAACATCACTGAGAGGCCGGAACGGGATGTGGCCGAGCTGGGCATCCCCCTTGTCATGATCACAGAAGTAGGCAAATGCGTTACTGTACGTAATCTGGTCACTGGACATCAGGTTGGAGCACCGCTCATCGGACACACGGGCAGAGTGCGTGCCGTGACCACAGGGGTGCTGAACAGTGAGCCCATCGCCATTACGGGCGGCGAAGACCGATCGGTGCGAGTGTGGGATTTGTCCAGCGGACGGCAGATGGGCGCACCGCTGGTCGGACACACCGGCTGGGTGTGCACGGTGGCGTCCACGGTGCTGGATGGCATACCCATTGCCGTTACAGGAAGCAGGGACCGGTCGGTGCGGGTGTGGGATCTGACCAGTAGGCAGCAGATTGGTCAGCCGCTCACGGGGCCAACCTCAACTGTCTGCGCGGTGGCCACCGGCATTGTGGATGGCAGACCTACGGTTGTTGCCGGCCGCGAAGACGGGACAGTGCAGGCATGGGATCTCGTTACCCGTACACGGCTCGGCACCGATTTGACTTTCCCCTATCCAATAACGAGCCTGGCGATCGCATCCGGAGGTGAACTAGTCGTCGGCTTCGACCGAGAAGTTGCCGTTTTTACTCACCAGTGACAAGTAAGCATCAGCGCGATAGGTCGGTCTGGACGGTGCTGTCACGTTAACTCTGGTGGCGTGGGATGATCTTCGGGTTGATCGGGCTGGGAGGTCTGCCGTGGCGAGTGTGTCGCCCTCGTACAAGCGTCACCGGTACCCGGTGGAGGTCATCGCGCAGTCCCTTCAGTTGGAGATCAGAGACCGTCTGATTTAGATCGATGCTGGTAGCGGCGTTTCTGGGGTGGTCCGGTAGGCGCTGTCAAGTTGAGTGAGGGGCCTCGGGTCTGGGATGATCGTCGGGTTTGTTGATCGTCCGGGGAGGGGGCGGCCGTGGAGTCCGAAGCGACGGTGTCGTACAAGGGTTTCCGGTTCCCGGCGGAGGTCATCTCCCAGGCGGTGTGGCTGTACCACCGCTTCCCGCTCAGCTACCGCGAGGTCGAGGAGTTGCTGCTGGCGCGCGGGATCATCGTCTCCCACGAGGCCATCCGGCAGTGGTGTGACCGGTTCGGGCCCCAGTACGCGGCCGCCCTACGCCGTCGCCAGCCGAAGGCCGGCGACAAATGGCATTTGGACGAGGTATTCGTGAAGATCAAAGGGGTCCGGTACTACCTGTGGCGAGCCGTCGACCAGGACGGCAACGTGCTCGACATCCTGCTGCAGTCGAGGCGGAACGCGAAGGCCGCCAGGCGCTTCATGGCCAAGCTGATGAAGAAGCAACAGCGGGTGCCCCGGGTTCTGGTGACCGACAAGCTGAAGAGCTACGGTACTGCCCGCCGGACGCTGATGCGCTCGGTTGAGCACCGGTCCCACAAGGGCCTGAACAACCGGGCCGAGAACAGCCATCAGCCAACGAGGCAACGCGAACGCGCGATGAAGGGCTTCCGCTCCGCCGGCAGAACCCAACAGTTCCTGTCCGTGTTCAGCCAGATCTCGGCCCCACTTCCGGCCTCGCCGCCACCGGATGACCGCACCCAGCTACCGCGCCGAGATGCAGCACCGCTTCACCCTCTGGAACCAGATCACCGGCACCGCCAGCATGCCCACCACCGTCTGAACACGGCATCATCACCGGCCCCACCCCACCCTGACACACCCTCAACCACCCAGACCACGGACAACTTGACAACGCCCACCGGAACTCCAAGAGCCGCCGCGAGCCGGCTCCCCGGCCGCCCGGCCAGCGCCACCGCGATGCTGGTAAGCATCTCGCGCAGCAGCGGGGTGAAGCGGGCATGTGGGCTGGTCAGCCCGGCAACCTGTTCGACGAACGTCACTG contains these protein-coding regions:
- a CDS encoding WD40 repeat domain-containing protein encodes the protein MVLADSGRVLPLLDRTAGRDSQLMAAVYRTSVARWRTATPALRRQALALDAARFGARDLAERITAVNVAGAPGEQWRVGWATGSLVDSRFLYSIDGCQGGIRGVATVTLGSRIVALCGSNDGTLRWWDLATGSQIGECFVSHGVALTAVSAAVVNDRPLAVTGVADGTVHLWDLATDQQVGKPLTGHNGTVRCAETVIVDCCALAVTGGADGTVRVWDLAVGQQVGKPLTGHNSEVTTVATAVVGGWPVAITGGSDGTVLRWDLVAGQQTGAPLMGPTGMPTVVATAKLNAKPVAVGFTGNFVTGDALRVWDLRESEQTGQFLTSQDSNPMHAVTTTAFDGGLTVVAVDWSGGWVQIRNLATGQQTGRPLSGHIDTVWSIATAAVDNHCFVVTGGENGTVRVWDLAAPRLLSQPRVGHTSPVHTISTGVANGTQIAVTVSGSDAKTVLAWELASGRQIGTTSIDNITERPERDVAELGIPLVMITEVGKCVTVRNLVTGHQVGAPLIGHTGRVRAVTTGVLNSEPIAITGGEDRSVRVWDLSSGRQMGAPLVGHTGWVCTVASTVLDGIPIAVTGSRDRSVRVWDLTSRQQIGQPLTGPTSTVCAVATGIVDGRPTVVAGREDGTVQAWDLVTRTRLGTDLTFPYPITSLAIASGGELVVGFDREVAVFTHQ